One region of Camelus bactrianus isolate YW-2024 breed Bactrian camel chromosome 22, ASM4877302v1, whole genome shotgun sequence genomic DNA includes:
- the PLPP2 gene encoding phospholipid phosphatase 2 isoform X2, with translation MERRWVFVLLDVLCVLVAALPFAILTLVNAPYKRGFYCGDDSIRYPYRPDTITHGLMAGVIISATAILVSAGEAYLVYTDRLYSRSDFNNYLAAIYKVLGTFLFGAAVSQSLTDLAKYMTGRLRPNFLAVCDPDWSRVNCSVYVQAEVCRGSPANITESSSMCRLGSAGSGRGCCGPPCSSSWWPSPCTWATPACLTTSTTGAMFSSASCRGHWWPASLSDTSLTSSKPGPHSTAQRRRTSSGSPASR, from the exons CCGCCCTGCCCTTTGCCATCCTGACGCTCGTGAATGCCCCGTACAAGCGTGGATTCTACTGTGGAGATGACTCCATCCGGTACCCCTACCGTCCAGACACCATCACCCACGGGCTCATGGCCGGGGTCATCATCTCAGCCACCGCCATCCTT GTGTCAGCCGGGGAGGCCTACCTGGTGTACACGGACCGCCTCTACTCCCGCTCCGACTTCAACAACTACCTGGCCGCCATCTACAAGGTGCTGGGGACATTCCTATTCGGGGCTGCTGTCAGCCAGTCACTGACAGATCTGGCCAAATACATGACTGGCCGCCTGCGGCCCAACTTTCTGGCAGTGTGTGACCCCGACTGGAGCCGTGTCAACTGCTCAGTGTACGTGCAGGCGGAGGTGTGCAGAGGAAGCCCTGCTAACATCAccgagtccag CTCTATGTGCAGGCTCGGCTCCGCTGGAAGTGGGCGCGGCTGCTGCGGCCCACCGTGCAGTTCTTCCTGGTGGCCTTCGCCCTGTACGTGGGCTACACCCGCGTGTCTGACCACAAGCACCACTGGAGCGATGTTCTCGTCGGCCTCCTGCAGGGGGCACTGGTGGCCGGCCTCACT GTCCGATACATCTCTGACTTCTTCAAAGCCCGGCCCCCACAGCACTGCCCAGAGGAGGAGGACATCGAGCG